A genomic segment from Stenotrophomonas maltophilia encodes:
- a CDS encoding autotransporter assembly complex protein TamA: MLCRMQPKKYALPLMVLSLAATTVAHARGTIDKVDIKGLDKGDDAAIIENIQESLSLYDTIGKEQGESRLEYLLSQAERQTRQALEPFGYYNPVIKVEAPREDEHVRVLIHVDKGSPVTVRREHIDITGPAMYDQYLQDDLAAFKPRKGQRFEHTQYEASKITITRRLAERGYFDADYTQRQVQITRADNAADIDLTWDSGRRYNMGPVRFEQDYFVDKLFDPLVYWDQGSYYHEGKLDRLRQSLTKLDYFSVIDIQPRPDEADENGDVPVDVKLTRAKRTIYTAGLSYGSESGPGVRGGIERRFLNNRGHKMNTQLDYAQKRKSLVTSYRIPAFNWLDGWYTFAASAYDEQTDYIDLRNFKLIASRSGEINEHWTAIASVNALRERWRYASGTEFTDAVYNTSTLVYPQMVADYVNVDDEMFPRKGISGTATMRAGVEGAGSDTSFVQANAVLRWYIPVGESNRLILRGEGGTTWTSDLVAMPPSLRYFAGGDRSIRGYAYREVGPRTPAPDKYALGAKNLVIGSAEYEHYFNGGPWGAAVFVDTGSAFDNTIDLHTGVGFGVRWKSPVGPVRIDVAHGLNNPDSQFQLYLNIGADL; the protein is encoded by the coding sequence ATGCTGTGCCGCATGCAGCCAAAGAAATACGCCCTGCCGCTGATGGTCCTGTCGCTGGCCGCCACCACCGTGGCCCACGCGCGCGGCACCATCGACAAGGTGGACATCAAGGGATTGGACAAGGGCGACGACGCCGCAATCATCGAGAACATCCAGGAATCGCTGTCGCTGTACGACACGATCGGCAAGGAACAGGGCGAATCGCGCCTGGAATACCTGCTGTCACAGGCTGAGCGGCAGACCCGCCAGGCACTGGAACCGTTCGGGTACTACAACCCGGTGATCAAGGTCGAGGCGCCGCGCGAGGACGAACACGTGCGCGTGCTGATCCATGTCGACAAGGGCAGCCCCGTGACCGTGCGCCGCGAGCACATCGACATCACCGGCCCGGCGATGTACGACCAGTACCTGCAGGATGACCTGGCCGCCTTCAAGCCGCGCAAGGGCCAGCGCTTCGAGCACACCCAGTACGAAGCCAGCAAGATCACCATCACCCGGCGCCTGGCCGAGCGCGGCTACTTCGATGCCGACTACACCCAGCGCCAGGTGCAGATCACTCGTGCCGACAATGCCGCCGACATCGACCTGACCTGGGACAGCGGCCGCCGCTACAACATGGGCCCGGTGCGCTTCGAGCAGGACTACTTCGTCGACAAGCTGTTCGATCCGCTGGTGTACTGGGACCAGGGCAGCTACTACCACGAGGGCAAGCTGGACCGCTTGCGGCAGTCACTGACCAAGCTGGACTACTTCAGCGTGATCGATATCCAGCCGCGTCCGGACGAGGCCGACGAGAACGGCGATGTGCCGGTGGACGTGAAGCTGACCCGGGCCAAGCGCACCATCTACACCGCCGGCCTGAGCTACGGCAGCGAGAGCGGCCCGGGTGTGCGCGGTGGCATCGAGCGGCGGTTCCTGAACAACCGCGGCCACAAGATGAACACGCAGCTGGACTATGCGCAGAAGCGCAAGAGCCTGGTCACCAGCTACCGCATTCCGGCCTTCAACTGGCTCGACGGCTGGTACACCTTCGCTGCCAGTGCGTATGACGAGCAGACCGACTACATCGACCTGCGCAACTTCAAGCTGATCGCCAGCCGCAGCGGCGAGATCAACGAACACTGGACTGCGATCGCCTCGGTCAACGCGCTGCGCGAGCGCTGGCGCTATGCCTCCGGCACCGAATTCACCGACGCGGTCTACAACACCTCGACGCTGGTGTACCCGCAGATGGTTGCCGACTACGTCAACGTCGACGACGAGATGTTCCCGCGCAAGGGCATCAGCGGCACCGCGACGATGCGTGCCGGCGTCGAAGGCGCCGGCTCGGACACCAGCTTCGTGCAGGCCAATGCGGTATTGCGCTGGTACATCCCGGTGGGCGAAAGCAATCGCCTGATCCTGCGCGGCGAGGGTGGCACCACCTGGACCAGCGACCTGGTGGCGATGCCGCCCAGCCTGCGCTACTTCGCCGGCGGCGACCGCAGCATCCGTGGCTATGCCTACCGCGAGGTCGGTCCGCGCACGCCGGCACCGGACAAGTACGCGCTGGGCGCCAAGAACCTGGTGATCGGCTCGGCCGAGTACGAGCACTATTTCAATGGCGGCCCCTGGGGCGCGGCGGTGTTCGTCGATACCGGCAGTGCCTTCGACAACACCATCGACCTGCATACCGGCGTCGGCTTCGGCGTGCGCTGGAAATCGCCGGTGGGCCCGGTGCGCATCGACGTGGCGCACGGCCTGAACAACCCGGATTCGCAGTTCCAGCTGTACCTGAACATCGGAGCGGACCTGTGA
- a CDS encoding translocation/assembly module TamB domain-containing protein produces MSAPTPTPNTPPPRVRFYRRRRFWAWSGAGVIGLVLLALLAVYWLLQTVAGRDVLLAQVVARLPVGASFTWDKVEGPVAGPLTLYNVDFRYDDIHFHAERAHLEPDLRPLLGRKLLLDKLELTNATLNLAKSDEPFKLPSWPDSLPQIEMPLAIQADAIAIDGFRISQANEPVIDISRVRGGIEIANGEFQARALVVDSDMGNFTAQGRYIPAKDYDTDVTVTAVLPAPRGRTAATVGLVARGDLSHMEVAVAGRAPKPLHAMLVFDGRTDPSWSASVRSDELDLALLSPALASSAIAPLALDFTAAGKGGNANLRGKVKQGDQELELAPSVVSLQDQVLKVSPLLLKGLGGEARLEGTADFSQEDQQKLNFSVVARDLTYVPAPDPNTAGSAPVPVTLKEARFGLAGTLKAWAAIGRAEVERDAQKAQLHFDVRGNDQAASIHQLQAQTPGGQLQVEGQVAWAPQLDWDAKATLKDFDPGYFVPGWNGRLSGNLASKGRQLPPPANAAPGTAGTLEATVDLPSLKGVLRQRNLDAQGKFALQGAQGQGDLKLSLGSSRVTASGKVGDRLDIDARFEPLQLSDLLPGADGGLRGQVQVKGPRDAPDITADLVGNNLNWDGYGAESVSIKGHLPWRGDSGTLAVQGQQVNAGMLLERLNVDAQGSVSNLRLAAQTRNEMGAVELQGSVRQQGTKWSGELAALRIAPVKGDAWSLRAPAAFAINGSTYTLSEACLAAASSGALCAQANWPREGLVVRSDALPLALVQPWLPPQSGRRIYLRGDVSLDAQIRPRGNAWEGHVEVRSKEGGVRLGENRNAVGDTTRGELVRYDQFSLKLDMTPASIKGYLGMGFQGNGFVDARMQTGWEASAPLNGELYLNMSRLYWLELFSPDIVRPTGLIEGHVSLRGTRGQPSLGGDAQLSNFKGEFPALGLTFDQGKGSFVAQPDGSAKITAQANSGQGTLYVDGGLSWFGDAQPLQLKIHGENVLLSNTSELRIVANPNLDFTLAKAAMELRGTVHVPEADIDLERLDRGTSVSEDVVVLDPADPEESRTSPLDMDLTVSLGDKVKMTGFGLKGALTGKMQVWAKPGREMTANGGLEVSGRYKAYGQDLTITRGNLTWNYNAVSDPRINIRAERRIGDVTAGIDVTGRAQQPRADVWSDPAMSQSEALAYLVLGRSLTGASSDQTQQVNAASAALSAGSGLLASQLGAKLGLDDAGVSQSRALGGSVIGVGKYISPKLYVGYGVSLVGAGSVITLKYLLRRGFDVEVESSTVENRGSINWRREK; encoded by the coding sequence GTGAGCGCGCCCACACCGACCCCGAACACGCCGCCGCCGCGCGTGCGCTTCTACCGCCGCCGTCGCTTCTGGGCGTGGTCCGGCGCCGGCGTGATCGGCCTGGTACTGCTGGCCCTGCTGGCGGTGTACTGGCTGCTGCAGACTGTGGCCGGCCGCGATGTGCTGCTGGCACAGGTGGTGGCGCGGCTGCCGGTGGGCGCCAGCTTCACCTGGGACAAGGTGGAAGGCCCGGTGGCCGGCCCGCTGACCCTGTACAACGTCGACTTCCGCTATGACGACATCCATTTCCACGCCGAGCGTGCGCACCTGGAGCCGGACCTGCGCCCGCTGCTGGGCCGCAAGCTGCTGCTGGACAAGCTGGAGCTGACCAACGCGACGTTGAACCTGGCCAAGAGCGATGAGCCGTTCAAGCTGCCGTCGTGGCCCGATTCGCTGCCGCAGATCGAGATGCCGCTGGCGATCCAGGCCGATGCCATCGCCATCGATGGTTTCCGCATCAGCCAGGCCAACGAGCCGGTGATCGACATCAGCCGTGTGCGCGGCGGCATCGAGATCGCCAATGGCGAGTTCCAGGCGCGCGCGCTGGTCGTGGACAGCGACATGGGCAATTTCACCGCCCAGGGCCGCTACATTCCGGCCAAGGACTACGACACCGACGTGACGGTGACGGCGGTGCTGCCGGCACCGCGTGGGCGCACCGCCGCTACGGTGGGCCTGGTCGCCCGCGGTGACCTTTCGCACATGGAAGTGGCAGTGGCCGGGCGTGCGCCGAAGCCGCTGCACGCGATGCTGGTGTTCGATGGCCGCACCGACCCGAGCTGGAGCGCCAGCGTGCGCAGCGACGAGCTGGATCTGGCGCTGCTGTCGCCGGCACTGGCCAGCTCGGCGATCGCCCCGCTGGCGCTGGATTTCACGGCCGCTGGCAAGGGTGGCAACGCCAACCTGCGTGGCAAGGTGAAGCAGGGCGATCAGGAACTGGAACTGGCACCGTCTGTGGTGTCGTTGCAGGACCAGGTGCTGAAGGTTTCACCGCTGCTGCTGAAAGGCCTCGGTGGCGAAGCCCGCCTGGAGGGCACCGCCGATTTCAGCCAGGAAGACCAGCAGAAGCTCAACTTCTCGGTGGTCGCGCGTGACCTGACCTATGTACCGGCGCCCGATCCGAACACCGCCGGCAGCGCACCGGTGCCGGTCACCCTGAAGGAAGCACGCTTCGGCCTGGCCGGTACCCTGAAGGCCTGGGCGGCGATCGGCCGCGCCGAGGTCGAGCGCGACGCGCAGAAGGCGCAGCTGCACTTCGATGTGCGCGGCAACGACCAGGCGGCGTCGATCCACCAGCTGCAGGCGCAGACGCCGGGTGGCCAGCTGCAGGTGGAAGGCCAGGTGGCCTGGGCGCCACAGCTGGACTGGGATGCCAAGGCAACGCTGAAGGACTTCGACCCCGGCTATTTCGTGCCGGGCTGGAACGGCCGCCTGTCCGGCAACCTGGCGTCCAAGGGCCGCCAGCTGCCGCCGCCGGCCAATGCCGCACCGGGCACCGCCGGTACGCTGGAAGCCACGGTGGACCTGCCCTCGCTGAAGGGCGTGCTGCGCCAGCGCAATCTGGATGCGCAAGGCAAGTTCGCGCTGCAGGGCGCACAGGGCCAGGGTGACCTGAAGCTGTCGCTGGGCAGCAGCCGGGTGACCGCGTCGGGCAAGGTGGGTGATCGCCTCGACATCGATGCGCGCTTCGAGCCACTGCAGTTGAGCGACCTGCTGCCGGGCGCCGACGGTGGCCTGCGCGGCCAGGTGCAGGTGAAGGGCCCGCGCGATGCGCCGGACATCACCGCCGACCTGGTCGGCAACAACCTCAACTGGGATGGCTACGGCGCCGAGAGCGTGAGCATCAAGGGCCACCTGCCCTGGCGCGGCGACAGCGGCACGCTGGCGGTACAGGGCCAGCAGGTCAACGCCGGCATGCTGCTGGAACGCTTGAATGTGGATGCGCAGGGCAGTGTCTCCAACCTGCGCCTGGCTGCGCAGACCCGCAACGAGATGGGCGCGGTCGAGCTGCAGGGCAGCGTGCGCCAGCAGGGCACGAAGTGGAGCGGCGAGCTGGCCGCGTTGCGCATCGCACCGGTGAAGGGCGATGCCTGGTCGCTGCGTGCACCGGCGGCGTTCGCGATCAACGGCAGCACCTACACCCTGTCCGAAGCCTGCCTGGCCGCCGCCAGCAGCGGCGCGCTGTGTGCACAGGCCAACTGGCCGCGCGAGGGCCTGGTGGTGCGCAGTGATGCGTTGCCGCTGGCGCTGGTGCAGCCCTGGTTGCCGCCGCAGTCCGGCCGCCGCATCTACCTGCGCGGCGATGTCAGCCTGGACGCGCAGATCCGCCCGCGCGGCAACGCCTGGGAAGGCCATGTGGAAGTGCGCTCGAAGGAAGGCGGCGTGCGCCTGGGTGAGAACCGCAATGCCGTGGGGGACACCACCCGTGGCGAGCTGGTGCGCTACGACCAGTTCTCGCTCAAGCTCGACATGACCCCGGCCAGCATCAAGGGCTACCTGGGCATGGGCTTCCAGGGCAACGGCTTCGTCGATGCCAGGATGCAGACCGGCTGGGAAGCCAGTGCGCCGCTGAACGGTGAGCTCTACCTCAACATGTCGCGGCTGTACTGGCTGGAGCTGTTCTCGCCGGACATCGTGCGCCCGACCGGCCTGATCGAAGGCCACGTCAGCCTGCGCGGCACGCGTGGCCAGCCGTCGCTGGGCGGTGACGCGCAGCTGAGCAACTTCAAGGGTGAATTCCCGGCGCTGGGCCTGACCTTCGACCAAGGCAAGGGCAGCTTCGTGGCCCAGCCCGATGGTTCGGCCAAGATCACCGCGCAGGCCAACTCCGGCCAGGGCACGCTGTACGTGGATGGTGGCCTGTCGTGGTTCGGCGATGCACAGCCGCTGCAGCTGAAGATCCACGGCGAGAACGTGCTGCTGTCCAACACCAGCGAACTGCGCATCGTCGCCAACCCCAACCTCGACTTCACCCTGGCCAAGGCGGCGATGGAGCTGCGTGGCACCGTGCACGTGCCCGAGGCCGACATCGACCTGGAGCGCCTGGACCGTGGCACCTCGGTGTCCGAAGACGTGGTGGTGCTCGACCCGGCCGATCCGGAAGAGTCGCGCACCTCGCCGCTGGACATGGACCTGACGGTCAGCCTCGGTGACAAGGTGAAGATGACCGGCTTCGGCCTGAAGGGCGCGCTGACTGGCAAGATGCAGGTCTGGGCCAAGCCCGGCCGCGAGATGACCGCCAATGGCGGGCTGGAAGTGAGTGGCCGCTACAAGGCGTATGGGCAGGACCTGACCATCACCCGCGGCAACCTCACCTGGAACTACAACGCGGTGTCCGACCCGCGCATCAACATCCGTGCCGAGCGCCGGATCGGTGATGTCACCGCCGGCATCGACGTGACCGGGCGTGCGCAGCAGCCGCGTGCGGACGTGTGGTCCGATCCGGCGATGTCGCAGTCCGAAGCGCTGGCCTACCTGGTGTTGGGACGCAGCCTGACCGGTGCCAGCAGCGACCAGACCCAGCAGGTCAACGCGGCCTCGGCAGCGCTCTCGGCCGGCAGCGGGCTGCTGGCCTCGCAGTTGGGCGCCAAGCTGGGCCTGGACGATGCCGGCGTGAGCCAGTCGCGCGCGCTGGGTGGCTCGGTGATCGGCGTCGGCAAGTACATCTCGCCCAAGCTGTACGTCGGCTACGGCGTGTCGCTGGTCGGTGCCGGTTCGGTGATCACGCTGAAGTACCTGCTGCGTCGCGGCTTCGACGTGGAAGTGGAGTCGAGCACGGTGGAAAACCGTGGGTCGATCAACTGGCGGCGGGAGAAGTAA
- the glyS gene encoding glycine--tRNA ligase subunit beta, which yields MSHLSPLLIELGTEELPVKALPGLAQAFFDGVVEGLRKRGVALELGDARPLSTPRRLAVLLPGVGLEQPEQHSEVLGPYLNIALDAEGQPTKALQGFAAKAGIDWTALEKTTDNKGERFVHRAVTPGASTASLLPEILREAIAAMPIPKPMRWGDHAWGFARPAHWLVLLHGANVVEAELFGLQAGRVSRGHRFHHDQAVSLAQPQDYVEALRAAFVLVDPSERRARIVAEVEAAAAKAGGSARITEDNLEQVVNLVEWPSAVLCSFERAFLAVPQEALIETMEINQKFFPVLDDSGTLTEKFIGIANIESKDVAEVAKGYERVIRPRFADAKFFFDEDLKQGLVSMGDGLKTVTYQAKLGSVADKVARVAALAEVIAPQVGADPAQAKRAAELAKNDLQSRMVNEFPELQGIAGRHYAVAGGEPEEVALAIDEAYQPRFGGDDIALSPLGKVLAIAERVDTLAGGFAAGLKPTGNKDPFALRRNALGLARTIIESGFELDLRALLASANAGLVARNVQADVGELYDFILDRLKGYYSDKGVPATHFNAVAELKPASLYDFDRRLDAIGTFAALPEAEALAAANKRIRNILRKAEGDIPAQIDPALLQEDAERALAEAVTAAIDDTGASLHQKDYVAVLARLARLRPQVDAFFDGVMVNADDPALRGNRLALLTMLGERLGKVAAIEHLSS from the coding sequence ATGAGCCACCTGTCCCCCCTGCTGATCGAACTGGGCACCGAGGAACTGCCGGTCAAGGCGCTGCCGGGCCTGGCCCAGGCGTTCTTCGACGGTGTCGTCGAAGGCCTGCGCAAGCGCGGTGTCGCGCTGGAACTGGGCGATGCGCGCCCGCTGTCGACGCCGCGCCGGCTGGCCGTGCTGCTGCCGGGCGTCGGCCTGGAACAGCCGGAACAGCACAGCGAAGTGCTGGGCCCGTACCTGAACATCGCGCTGGACGCCGAAGGCCAGCCAACGAAGGCCCTGCAGGGCTTCGCCGCCAAGGCCGGGATCGACTGGACCGCGCTGGAGAAGACCACCGACAACAAGGGTGAGCGCTTCGTGCACCGCGCGGTGACCCCGGGCGCGAGCACCGCCAGCCTGCTGCCGGAGATCCTGCGCGAGGCGATCGCGGCGATGCCGATTCCCAAGCCGATGCGCTGGGGCGACCACGCCTGGGGCTTTGCGCGCCCGGCGCACTGGCTGGTGCTGCTGCACGGTGCCAACGTGGTCGAGGCCGAGCTGTTCGGCCTGCAGGCCGGCCGTGTCAGCCGCGGCCATCGTTTCCACCACGACCAGGCCGTGTCGCTGGCACAGCCGCAGGACTACGTTGAAGCCCTGCGTGCCGCGTTCGTGCTGGTCGACCCGAGCGAGCGCCGCGCGCGCATCGTCGCCGAGGTCGAGGCCGCTGCGGCCAAGGCCGGTGGCAGCGCCCGCATCACCGAGGACAACCTGGAGCAGGTGGTGAACCTGGTCGAATGGCCGTCGGCGGTGCTGTGCAGTTTCGAACGCGCGTTCCTGGCGGTACCGCAGGAAGCGCTGATCGAGACGATGGAGATCAACCAGAAGTTCTTCCCGGTGCTGGATGACAGCGGCACGCTGACCGAGAAGTTCATCGGCATCGCCAACATCGAATCGAAGGACGTGGCCGAAGTGGCCAAGGGCTACGAGCGGGTGATCCGCCCGCGCTTCGCCGATGCCAAGTTCTTCTTCGACGAAGACCTGAAGCAGGGCCTGGTATCGATGGGCGACGGCCTGAAAACGGTGACCTACCAGGCCAAGCTGGGCAGCGTGGCCGACAAGGTGGCGCGCGTGGCCGCACTGGCCGAAGTGATCGCCCCCCAGGTCGGCGCCGATCCGGCGCAGGCCAAGCGAGCTGCTGAGCTGGCCAAGAACGACCTGCAGTCGCGCATGGTCAATGAGTTCCCGGAACTGCAGGGCATCGCGGGCCGCCACTACGCCGTGGCCGGTGGTGAGCCGGAAGAGGTGGCGCTGGCCATCGACGAGGCCTACCAGCCGCGTTTCGGCGGCGACGACATCGCGCTGTCGCCGCTGGGCAAGGTGCTGGCGATCGCCGAGCGCGTGGACACGCTGGCCGGTGGTTTCGCCGCTGGCCTGAAGCCGACCGGCAACAAGGACCCGTTCGCGCTGCGCCGCAATGCGCTGGGCCTGGCCCGCACGATCATCGAAAGCGGCTTCGAGCTGGACCTGCGCGCGCTGCTGGCCAGCGCCAACGCCGGCCTGGTCGCGCGCAATGTGCAGGCCGACGTGGGTGAGCTGTACGACTTCATCCTCGACCGCCTGAAGGGCTACTACAGCGACAAGGGCGTGCCGGCCACGCACTTCAACGCCGTGGCCGAGCTGAAACCGGCTTCGCTGTATGACTTCGATCGTCGCCTTGACGCAATTGGCACGTTTGCCGCGTTGCCGGAAGCCGAAGCACTGGCTGCGGCCAACAAGCGCATCCGCAACATCCTGCGCAAGGCCGAGGGCGACATTCCGGCCCAGATCGACCCGGCGCTGCTGCAGGAAGATGCCGAACGCGCGCTGGCCGAAGCGGTCACCGCGGCCATCGATGACACGGGCGCCAGCCTGCACCAGAAGGACTACGTGGCTGTGCTGGCACGCCTGGCGCGCCTGCGTCCGCAGGTCGATGCGTTCTTCGACGGGGTGATGGTCAATGCGGACGATCCGGCGCTGCGTGGCAATCGCCTTGCGCTGCTGACGATGCTGGGCGAGCGCCTGGGCAAGGTGGCGGCGATCGAGCATCTGTCGAGCTGA
- a CDS encoding GIY-YIG nuclease family protein, with the protein MNPRPQTIQIFLPHGDPTGIRIAEITTRTVRAVEIPRKLLPRFLEMPESTQVGLYFLFGSEDDESSPSMYIGQTGALKDRLYTHQGSRDSWNRAVAVLSLTNAFTSTHVGYLEWHSIQEARKAARFRLENVNGGSRPHTPPPLEADCQEIHETASVLLATLGYTPFKPLADRSQATELLCKGPDTEAKGLYGSEGMVVLKGSVGRREVVASFSAASRAVREQLLAEKVIIEDGRNIRFTQDHQFRSPSAASGCLLGRPSNGWDDWKSADGRSLDELERRASLQLAKEN; encoded by the coding sequence TTGAATCCCCGCCCCCAAACAATCCAGATCTTTCTCCCACATGGCGATCCAACTGGCATCCGGATTGCCGAGATCACCACGCGAACAGTGCGAGCCGTGGAGATTCCTAGAAAGCTGCTGCCCCGATTCCTGGAAATGCCAGAGTCAACGCAAGTGGGACTTTACTTCCTGTTTGGAAGTGAGGATGACGAAAGTTCGCCTTCAATGTACATCGGCCAGACTGGGGCGCTCAAAGATCGCCTGTACACGCATCAAGGTTCTCGTGATTCCTGGAATCGGGCTGTTGCCGTACTTTCCCTAACCAATGCATTTACCAGTACCCATGTCGGCTATCTGGAATGGCACTCCATTCAGGAGGCACGGAAAGCCGCACGTTTCCGGCTAGAGAACGTCAATGGAGGATCCCGGCCCCATACACCGCCTCCGCTGGAAGCCGATTGCCAAGAGATACACGAGACAGCTTCAGTCTTGCTAGCAACATTGGGCTACACACCGTTCAAACCACTCGCAGATAGAAGCCAAGCAACCGAACTTCTCTGCAAGGGCCCTGATACGGAAGCGAAGGGGCTTTACGGCAGCGAAGGGATGGTTGTCCTCAAAGGGTCTGTGGGGCGTCGGGAGGTCGTCGCGTCCTTCAGCGCTGCTTCGAGAGCAGTTCGAGAGCAGTTGCTCGCCGAGAAAGTGATTATCGAAGACGGCCGAAACATCCGATTCACTCAGGATCATCAGTTCCGATCTCCGAGCGCCGCCTCTGGTTGCCTGCTTGGACGACCATCCAACGGCTGGGACGACTGGAAATCTGCTGACGGGCGATCATTGGACGAACTTGAGCGCCGTGCATCCTTGCAGTTGGCCAAAGAAAACTAA